The genomic DNA TCACCTTAGCTCCCTTACCCTTAAGATATTCTATAGTAGGTAATGCTGCTTTAATCCTAGTATCATCACTAATGTTTCCCTCCCTTAAAGGAACATTAAAATCACACCTTACCAAAGCTCTTTTACCCGAAAAGTCAAAATCCTTTATTGTTTTTATTGACATTAACAACTACCTCATGAGTATTTATTCTTATTTAACTAATTTTTGTGCAAGGTCAACTACTCGTGTAGAATATCCGAACTCATTATCATACCATGAAAGCACTTTAACAAAACCATTCAATAATACCATTGTTTCAAGACCATCAACTATTGAAGAATGAGAGTTTCCCTTAATATCTGAAGACACTATAGGATCTTCCGTATACCCTAAAATACCACTAAGTTCCTTAGTTTCAGACGCTTTCTTAAGAGTGGAATTTATTTCCTCTTTTGTAACATCCTTTTTCTTAAGTTGCACTGTAAGGTCAACAATTGAACCTGTTGGAACAGGAACTCTCATTGAAGTACCATTAAGTTTACCCTTAAGCTCAGGCAAAACAAGACCAACAGCTTTAGCAGCACCTGTTGAAGTAGGAATAATTGACAACGCTCCTGCTCTTGCTCTTCTAAGGTCAGAATGTGGAAGGTCAAGAATTTTTTGGTCATTTGTATAAGCGTGAACAGTAGTCATAAGTCCTTGTTCAATCCCAAAAGCTTCATGAAGTACTTTTGCAAGAGGCGCAAGACAATTTGTTGTACATGAAGCATTTGAAACAGCTTTCAAATCAGAAGTAATCTCACGATCATTTACACCAAGCACGATAGTCTTAATCTCATCCTTAGCAGGAACGGTCAAAATTACCTTTTTAGCCCCAGCATGCTCAACATGGTCAAGATATCCACCCCTATCACTTGTCGCTGATGAGAAAACCCCTGTTGATTCAATTACAACATCAACTCCAAGTTTCCCCCAAGGAAGGTTCTTCGGATCTTTCTCAGCAATAATCTTTATTTCCTTACCATCCACTACAATAGCCTTCTCTCTTGCTTCAACCTTCCTATTGTATACCCCAAAAGTTGAATCATACTTTAAAAGGTGAGCAAGTGTCTTAGGATCTGTCAAGTCATTTATCGCAACAACTTCAATCCCCCTTTCAAAAGCAATTTTAAAAACATTTCTACCTATACGTCCAAAGCCATTAATAGCTAACTTCATACAAAACCTCCATATTTTTTTATTACTACTAGAATTATTAAATCATAAATTAATTAATAGCAAGTGTCAAACTATTTTTTATAAAAATCGTATATCCTTCCTGTATATAATCTCTTAAAAGAGTAGAAGATTTTAAAACCCCCCTAGAAATATAGTCACCTACTTCTTCAACCAAAATTTCACCAAGAATATCTGACTTATTATAACTAATAAAACTAGAGCTATCGTTATTATATTTTAAAGCTCCCTCTTTAAGAACTAAAAATACATCATCTTTTTTTACATCATTCATGCTTCCTACATTAATAAGAACATCATCTTTTTTAATTTGAAGTATTTTTCCCTTTTTGGGCAAATAATTATTAAAATCCCTAGAGAAAGAATTTAAAACTTCACTCAAATAAAGAACTCCTCCCGAGTTATAGTTAAAAGTACTAACCTTAACGCCTGTCTTCCCTGAATAAACATCAATCTTTAAGCTAGCCGAATTTTTAAAAACATCTACATCAAGATCAAAAATCAAAAACAAATCAAGATCATTGTTTCTTGCATAAGAAAATCCTTCAGAAAAGCTACTTATCAAATAATCTTTATTTTTATTATAATCAAAGCTATAATTTACTACTTCTATGCTTAGATTGCGCTCAATTATTCTCTCAGCATATCTTAAAATTAAATCATTTGCTCCAAAAACTTTATTCTCATTTTGAGTGAAAACACCTACCCTATATACCGTTCGATCTTCATAAAGCTTATTTAAATCACCAATACTCCTATACCCATATCTAAAAAATAAAGAACTTCTAACATCAAATGCAACCATATCATAAAAATCCAAAATCTTAGAATCCAAAATATTTCTCTGATTTGTTAAATAATAAAGTTCTTCATAAGCCATTACATCCAATTTTAGAAGCTTATAAATCTTTGCAAGTAAAAATCTAGCACTATCATTATCAGGATAAATATCAACAGCATTTTTTGCATTAAATATTGCTCCGTCTAAATTCAAATTTTTAAAAGCTTTAAGCCCCTCTTTTTCATACCTCTTAGAAATTTCCACATTAACATTATTATTTTGAACAAAACTTCTAAAATTAGATACAAAGAAACTCTCCTCTAAAGCAATAGCATAAAACTCCAAGTCCTTTTTCATGCCTTTAGCTTTTTCTAAGTTTAAAATAGCTTTATTAACCTCTCCAAGTTTTAAATAAGAATAACCAAGCAAGTAATAAAGCTCATCAGCATTCTTATCAACAAGTATTGCCCTTTGAAGAGCATCAACTGCATCTTCATATTTAGACTGATACAAATAAACAAGCGCAAGCAAGCGGTAAGCATCAACAAATCCAAAATCTTTATAAGTAGTACCTACCAACATTAAATAATTTTGAGCATATTTCTCTGCAACTCCTAAGTTCTTAGTACTAATAAAAAATTCTGATACTCTTTTATGAAAATCTGGAAACGAAGTAAAATTACCCCTAACCTTGTTAATCAAATGCTGTGCTTTATCATTCATATCCAATTTTTCATAAATATTCATAAGACGTTCAAAGGCATTATAATTTGTCTGACTATACTCAAGAATTGAGAGATAATAATTAGCAGCTGCAATAAGCAAACCCTCTTCCTCAAAGATTGAAGCAAGACCTACTAAAGCATCAATATTATTTTTCTGTTTAGAGAGAACTTCCGAATAAAATTTTTTAGCTTGTGTCGCTCTATTGTTTTTAAGCAATATATTCGCATAAAGGATTTTATACTCAATATCACCATTTGACATTTTATAAGCTTTTTCTATAAAAAATTGAGCTTGACTATATATTTTTAACAGATAATAAATTTCCGCAATAAACTTATATGCCTCATAATAATTAGGATTTATCTTAACAGCCTCAAGAAGTTCATCAATAGCATCATAATATTTTTGTACAAGATAATATTCTTGCGCACTTTGATAATACTCAATTGCTGTTACAGATCCTATTAAATTTCCAAAACTTAAATTAAAAATTAAAAAAATGCCTAAAAATCGCTTCAAATTCACAACACTTCCTTCCGGGAAATCTTTATTACCTTAATGTTTCTCTGTTGCATATTTTTAATAGTAAATGTCAAGTTATTATATTCTATTTTTTCGTTTTTTAAAGGAATTCTTCCAAATAAATCATAAACAAACCCACCAAGAGTGTCGAAATCCCCATCTGGAAGACTCAATCCAAGTTTCTCATTTAAATCTTCTATCAAAACTCTAGCAGTGCAAAGATAACTACCATCATCAAGAGGAACTATTTCGTCAAGTTCATTATCAAATTCATCTTGAATATCTCCAACAATCTCCTCAAGAATATCTTCAAGGGTAACAAGGCCTGAAACTCCCCCATACTCATCGACCACAATAGCAATATGAATATGACTCTCTTGAAATTCTTTTAAAAGAGAATCAATTTTCTTACTCTCGGGAACAAACATTACATTACGCATAATATCTTTTAAATCTATTTCATAAAAATCCTTTTTATACATATGAAAAAGAATATCCTTAGTATGAATTATCCCAATAATATCATCAATTGTTTGCTTATAAACAGGAAATCTTGAATGATTACTAGATGTTACAACCTTTAAAAGTTCATCTTTACTTCCAAAATAATCAACAAAGATCACACTTATTCTTGGAATCATAATTTCCTTAACAATAGTTCCTTTAAGAGAATTAAAATTATTTATTAAAGAAGTTTCAAATTTCGATTTACTCTCATTATCCTCATCAGCACCTCTTCTTTTTTTATTTTTAATTAAATTAAAAAAATTTAACATCAAAATACCCTTCGGGTTTCTCTTAAGACCTGTTCTTGAATAATTAGCATCGCCTCTTTTTGAAAATCATTTGTTTTATGAGTATATCCTATTAAATGTAGTATTCCGTGTATAGTAACTCTTTGAAGCTCTTCATATATTGCAACATTAAATTCCAAAGCACTAAACTTTAAGTATTCAAGAGATATTACAAGATCACCCCGTATTCCACGATTCAACTGACCACTCTCTTCAAGATAATTAAAAGAAAGAATATCAGTGGGCTCAGCTCTTTGTCTAAACTCACTATTCAACTTTTGGATATAAGAATTACTACAAAGAACAATAGAAAGCTCATATTTTTTAACGCAAAGATAACCCAAAACAGATAAAACAAAATTATAATAAGCATCCAAATGCTCAAACTCAACATCTTCTGCCCATAAGCTTAAATCTTCTTCTATCAATTCAATATATCCTAGAAAAATTATAACCTAAAAAAGATATCATGTTAAACAGAATAAGTTTTAATTTTATAATTAAAACCCTTTTAAAATTAAACTTTAAAAAAGTCTTTAATCGTATCTTCAAAATCATCTTTTTGAAGATACCCAACAGAAACTTTTGGTTTATCTCCAACAGGAACAAATATAATAGTAGGAAGACTCTGAACACCAAGTGACATAGAAATTTCTTGTTCCTTATCAGTATCTACTTTATAAAAATCAATTCTATCTCCATATTCTCTTGAAAGTTCATCATAAATTGGGGAAAGCATTTTACAAGGACCACACCAATCAGCATAAAAATCAATTATTGCAGGTTTTTTGCCCTTAAAAGCCCATTCTTTATTATTCTCATAATCAAAAACTTTATCAATAAACTCCTGCTTAGTTAAACTAATTGCCATATTTTCTCCTAAATTAATCGATTTTTCATTATAACATAAATACAATATAATCAATAAGGGACTAAATATAAAAATGAACTTAATACTAATAAGCTTACAAGAATTCAAAAATGGAATTATTATGAGTGATTTTAGAGCAAAACATATTACTGAAATACTCAAGCTTGAAAACAACGAAAAATTTAAATTTGGAATCATTGAAGAAGAATGGATTTATTCTTGTACATACAAAAAAGATATAAAACTTTTTTTTAAAGAAAATCATAAAATAGCAAAGTCAAATAAGCTAAAAAAGATAAAAGTAATACTTGGTTTAGTGCGTCCAATAACAGCAAAAAGAATAATTAAAGACCTTGCTAGCATTGGAGTTTCTGAAATTATTTTCTTCAACGCCTCGCTTAGTGAAAAAACTTACTCATGCTCTAAACTATTTCAAGAAAAAGAATATGAGAAATATCTAATAGAAGGTGCCATGCAAGGTGGTATTACCTATATACCAAAAGTAAAAATTCTCAATAATCTAACAGATACTCTAAGAAATGCAGAATATGAAAACTTTAAGCGCACAAAAATACTACTTGAAAAAGAAAGCGATAATAATTTGATTGATGTCAACATAAAAACAGATAATGCTATTATTATGATTGGACCAGAAAGAGGATTTACAGAAAAAGAGATAAAGTCAATAAAAGACAATGATTTTCTACCTTATTCCATATCTTCAAACATATTAAGAACAGAAACAGCTACAATCGTATCTTCCAGCATTATTGCATCAAAAATGACTAATAAGTAACATTTTTTGAAAGATATTGTAACTCAACCGGAAGTTTTTTATCTAAAATATCTTCAACTGATATTATATACATCCTTTTAATGGAAAATATTCCAACTTGCCCTATATTATCTTGATTTACATTTTCAATCATACCTAATGAATCTGCCTCAATGAACATTCCTCTTGTAATTTTGTCTTTAAAAGCAATAAAAATACCAAAGTCAGCATTATGTCTTACAATTGAATCTTTAAATGCTCTAACTTGAGTAATAGTGACACCACCTCCTTTAACTTCAATAACCGCAAGGAGTTTTTTATCATTAAAATTATACGCAATATGTCCATCAATACCACCATCTCCTGTTTGTTTCGTTTGATGAGCTTTAAATATATACTCTATTAACCATCGTTCAAAAGCATGTTTATCTTTCAATGCAAGTTTCTCAGCTCCTGCAATGTCAATAGGAAATCCTATCACACTATAGGAAGCTGATAATGGTGCAAGCCGTTTCTCTTCAATAAGTCCAATTGCAAGATGGTTAATATCAATTCCAATCCATCTTCTTTTAAGCTTTTCAGCAACAGTAACAGTGGTTCCACAGCCACAAAAAAAATCAGCAACAAGATCCCCCTCATTAGAACTGGCCTTAATAATACGCTCAAGTAAAGCCTCAGGTTTTTGTGTTGGATACCCAAGTCTCTCTTTAGCCTGAGAGCTAATATAAGAAATTTTCCAAACATCACCTTCTCTAACACCCTCCTTATTCAAAGTTTTATTACTAACAAAATACTTTTCACCTTTTTTAACCCTATGTAAAATACCTTGCATCTTCCTCTTTTTAGAAGCTTCAGTATAATCAGTGTAAAGCAAATTAAAAGTATAACTCCTAGATTTTGTATAAAAAAAAATAATATCATGCAAACTCTGAAATTTATTTGCCTTTCCTGTCCACCTTCTATAATGCCAAATAATTTCATTCCTAAAATTCTTTAACCCAAAAATAATGTCACAAATAATTTTTAAATAATGAGACATTGTAGGATCACAATGTAAATAAAAACTTCCCGTATCTTTTAAAACCTTATGCATATAATAAATACGATGCGCCATCATTGTAAGATAAGAACTCTGAGAATTTGTAAAAATTTTACGATTAGTAGTCAAAAACTCGTAAAGATTCAAGTTATCAAGACCTTTAAGCTGCTCAATTTCACTTGAAAGCTTTACATTGCTCCAAGTATCAATAAAAGCTTCTTTTAAAACTCTATTTTTTTCTCCATTCTCTTTATCCTTAATCATATCTTCAAAAAGCATATTGTAATTTCTATTTGAATTAAAAGGAGGATCAATATAAATAAGATCAATAAATCCCTTCGGGTATTTCTTATGAAACTCCCTTAAAATATCTAAATTATCACCATAATATAAAGTATTCTGCATAATAACTTAATTTACTACTGTTTGGTTTATAAGCTTATCATAAATATAAAGTTCAACTATAGAGCCTTTTAATGCTTCATAAGGCAATTTAATAAGACCTCCCCTAGATTTAAAAGAATAAAGCAAAGAACTATTCCCACTAGAATCTTTTACTCTAATCATTATATCTACATTAGAGGGATACATATCTAGCTTATAAGTCAAAATACCAAAAACACTCAAATTATCTATTTTGGGTTCATTAATAGTAATTATCAATTTACTTAAATTCTCAATCTCAGTATTTGCTGGCAAAGATTGAAGAATAACACTTCCATAATTATTTCCCTTCACCAAATTTATATCAAAAGGAATTTCATCATTTAAAAGAGAGATAATCGCATCTTTATAATAAAGCCCAATATAATTTTTAACATGTTTAACCAAATTTTTTGTCTGACCCCTACTTACTAAAAACTGAAGGTCAACTAAACCTGTAATTTTAGTACCTGGAGATGGTTCTTGCCTTATTATCGTTCCTTTTGAAAGCTCGCTCTCAACTTCAATAGGTTTTAGCGCATGATAAAAAACTCTATTATTATTTATTGAATTAGCTTTCAAATTAACAAGCACATCATCAATATTCTTCCCAATAAAACTATCAACCTTATTAACCACTGCTCCTTTACTAATAAATATCGTAACTCTATTTTCAAGTCTTAAAGCAGTACCAGCCTTAGGTCTCTGCTCTATTACCTTTCCTTTATCAAGAGAGGTTGACGAAAATTTAAGCTCAATATAAGGAACAAGCTCTTTATATTGAAGTTCGGTAATCGCATCTTCAAGATAAAGCCCACTGAGATTTGGAACAATAACAATATCATTACTCTTCAAAAAGATAAAAAATATTGCACACGAAATAATTAGAGATCCAAAAATAGTAATCATTAAACCTTTGACTATATGACTAGGCAAAATGGGTACTTCGTCATCAAAATTTTCATCTTCTTTATACGAACTATGATGTCTATTTATCTTTTTACTGTCTAAAAAGAAATTATTCTGCTTCCTATTATCATTCAATATTACACCATCCCTTACATTCAAACTTTAAGAAAAATTTTTCCTATCAAATCTCTATTTCCATTATAAAAAGACTTATAATCCAAAACCTTTCTACCAGCTCTTTGAAGTTCTAAGAGCAAAAGAATTCCATCTCCTGTCTTTACAAAAAGACCTTTATTGGGACAAAATGAAACAATCTCCCCTATTGCTTTATCACAATAATCATTATTCTCTATAAAGTTTGCTCTATGAAAAATAACTTCATCCTCTCCTAATTTAGCCCTTACAAGTGGCCAAGGGTTGCAAGCATTAATTCTGTTCTTAATTTCAAAAGCACTCAAACTAAAATCAATAATCCCATATTGCTTACTCAAAAAAGAACAATACGTTGCCTGATTTGAGTCTTGAGGAACTCCAACACTTCCTTTCTCTATTTTACTTAAAGCTTCCAGAACAAGTTCAACACTATTTAAAGAAACATATTCAAAAATATCAGCACTTGTATTAAAGCTCTTTATTTCAAACTGCCTCTGTGCTAAAATATTGCCACTATCCATCTCTAAAGCCATTTTTTGTACTGTAATTCCACTAATACTTTCCCCATTTAAAATAGCTGTTTGAATGGGAGAAGGCCCTCTATACTTTGGTAAAAGAGAAGGATGTACATTAATGCTTCCCATTGGAAAAATATCTAAAAATTCTTGCTTAAATATCTTTCCATAAGAGAAAACCAACATAAGATCAGGTTTCAATTCTTTAATTGCTTCTATCGTAGATAAATTAAGTACCAAAGGATCTAAAACTGGAATACCTCTATTCACGGCCTCAATCTTAATCTTGTTTGCTTTTAAATTTAAACCCCGTCCACTTGGCTTATTAGGTGCCGTTAAAACACCAACTATACTATGTTGACCAGCAATCTCTTTAAAAACCTCTAAAGCAATACTACTAGAGCTTGCAAAAAAAACTCTCACCTCTCAACAAGTCTCCTTTTTTTCATATAAGATCTCAACAATCTATTTCTAAGTTTATCCTCATAATAATCAATAAAAAGCACTCCTTTTAAATGATCCATCTCATGCTGAACAATTCTAGCCAGAAATTCCGAATTTTCGATTTTAAAAAAATTACCATCCTCATCATAAGCCTCTATTGCAACAGCTTTTGGCCTTACGAGATCATAAAAAATTCCAGGAATACTCAAACAACCCTCTTTATAAACAGAGAGTTCAAAAGAAGTTTCTGTTATTAAAGGATTAATAAAAATTAAAGGTTTTGTTAATTTATCCTCTCTTACAACAAAAATAGATAAATCAAGACCTACCTGAGGTGCTGCTAATCCAACACCACTACTAGCATCCATTAACTCTATCATTTTAAAAGCCGTATTTCTAATGTCATCATCAATATTTAAGACTGACTTAGTCTGCACCCTAAGCAAATCATCAGGATATAAAACCATCTTCATAAAATCTTCAAACCACTTTATCTAAGACTATGTCTTTATCTTACCAAAAAGTTTCCACTCTTCATTACCTACTTCTGAAAAATAGATACTACCCTTCCGAGATTTAGGAAAAGCATAAAGTTTATCTTCATTTTCATCCTTGAATACCAAATATTCCTTAAGTTCTATCTTTGAAGGAAAGAGTTTTTTATCCTGGCCATTCATCCTCAATCTCCAATGACCATCCAGTGTTTTATAAAAAAAAACCTTATCATCAAAAGTATTAATTTCATAATGATTACCCGTATGAACAATATCATCTAATTTTGAAGTTCCTAAAACATAACTTAAAAAATCCTTATCAAACTGAACAGTATCCTTGATAGACCCCACATAGGCAGCCTTAATTTGCTCGCTTTTTGAATCAACAAAAAATAAAGTAGGACTTTGTTTTAAATTAATTTCATCAAAAATTTCATTATTCATGTCAACAACTAAAAAAACATTATTTTGTGTAACAACTTTAAGAATTTGATCATCTTTAAAAGAATTCAAAAAATCTTTTATTAAATTATCCTTAATATCTTTACCAACCAAAATTAAAACATTTTTATTTAACTTTCTAGCTTCATTTATAGCATCTCTATAAGAATTCTCAAAAATAATATCCGATGTTAGTGCAAATAAATTCACAAACCCAAAAGTAATAAACATTATCAATAAAGCTTTAATTTTCATATTTTGCTAGTTAATCTCTCTAAAAATTTTAACTCTTCACCACTAAAATGTTCTTTTAAACTAAAAAACACAAATTCATGATATCTGTTAATATATTGCAACTCATCTTCCGAAAGCATTTCATTTACAATCAATTCTTTTTCAAAAGGAACAAGCGTTAATTGCTCGAATTCTAAAAAATTTCCAAATTCATTTGAATAACTTTGCTTTACAAAAGCTAAATTTTCAATTCTAATTCCATGCTTAGAATCACGATAAATTCCAGGTTCAATAGAAGAAATCTCAGACCCCTTAAAAGAATAAGTAGAAAAAGGACTAATAGAAACAGGAAGCTCATGTACATTTAAAAAAAATCCTACGCCATGCCCCGTCCCATGAGCAAAATTTAACCCCCTCTTTAACAAAGGAAGCCTAGCAATTCCATCAAGAGAAGCACCTGAAATACCAAATGGAAATTTTAAAGATGCAAGAGCAATAAAAGATTTAAGAACCAAAGTATAATCTTCCCTCTCTTCAAAAGAAGGCTCTCCTATCAAGATAGTCCTTGTAATATCTGTAGTACCAAGCTCAACATAAGAACCTCCAGAATCTATTAAAAGTAACCCACTAGAGTCTATTCTCTTAGCACCTTTCTTGGGACTATAATGAGGCAAAGCACCATTTTCTTTAAATCCAACTATTGAATCAAAACTAGAACTGAAAAATTCATTATTCAACATCCTAAAACTTAAAAGCATATTTGCAATATCAACTTCATCTAGCTTAGATAACTCATCTCTACTTAAATTCTTAAAGCTATACAGAAATTTTATCAAACTCACAGCATCAATAATATGCGCCTCTTTCATTTTGCTAATTTCATAATCCGATTTTATTGTCTTAAGCTCATTAACAATACTTTGTCCAAGAACTGTATTTGATTCACCAATAGATTCTAATATCTTAACATTACTATCAACTGATACAAAAAACTTCCCTTCATGCTTGATTTCCATCAAGAATGAATAAAAATTACCATAGTCTTCAATCTCAAATCCTTCACCCTCAAGTCTCTCTTTTAAATCAGAATCAAGATTTAAAACATCAATAAAGAGAACATTTCTATGCCTTTTACTCCTAGTAATAAACAAAAAAGCATAAAATAAAGCAGACGGCTTAATATCCAATCCTCTCAAATTCAAAATCCAAGCTATTTCATCTAAAGAACTTACGATGTAAAAATCAACTGCCTTTTCTTCTAATCTTACTTTAAGATTATTAATCTTATCCGCTCGTTTATTATTCCTCTGTGATTCACTCAGTTCAAATATTTTATTTCCTTCCAATATAGGCCTATCATTCCAAATGTTTGAAATCAAATCTTCATCTAAAATTTCAATCTCCGTATTCCTGCACTTCTTAACTAAATCATTATAAAACTTTATACTAATATCTTCAGCATAAAACCCAAGCCTCAATCCCTTAAGATTTGTATTGATATAACCAAAAACATCTGGATACCCCTTAACACCAAGCTTCATTAGCTTAAACTCAGTTCCTTCAATTTCACTTGCTGCCTGTAAAAAATATCTGCCATCAG from Borrelia turcica IST7 includes the following:
- a CDS encoding PASTA domain-containing protein; its protein translation is MLNDNRKQNNFFLDSKKINRHHSSYKEDENFDDEVPILPSHIVKGLMITIFGSLIISCAIFFIFLKSNDIVIVPNLSGLYLEDAITELQYKELVPYIELKFSSTSLDKGKVIEQRPKAGTALRLENRVTIFISKGAVVNKVDSFIGKNIDDVLVNLKANSINNNRVFYHALKPIEVESELSKGTIIRQEPSPGTKITGLVDLQFLVSRGQTKNLVKHVKNYIGLYYKDAIISLLNDEIPFDINLVKGNNYGSVILQSLPANTEIENLSKLIITINEPKIDNLSVFGILTYKLDMYPSNVDIMIRVKDSSGNSSLLYSFKSRGGLIKLPYEALKGSIVELYIYDKLINQTVVN
- a CDS encoding tetratricopeptide repeat protein, with product MNLKRFLGIFLIFNLSFGNLIGSVTAIEYYQSAQEYYLVQKYYDAIDELLEAVKINPNYYEAYKFIAEIYYLLKIYSQAQFFIEKAYKMSNGDIEYKILYANILLKNNRATQAKKFYSEVLSKQKNNIDALVGLASIFEEEGLLIAAANYYLSILEYSQTNYNAFERLMNIYEKLDMNDKAQHLINKVRGNFTSFPDFHKRVSEFFISTKNLGVAEKYAQNYLMLVGTTYKDFGFVDAYRLLALVYLYQSKYEDAVDALQRAILVDKNADELYYLLGYSYLKLGEVNKAILNLEKAKGMKKDLEFYAIALEESFFVSNFRSFVQNNNVNVEISKRYEKEGLKAFKNLNLDGAIFNAKNAVDIYPDNDSARFLLAKIYKLLKLDVMAYEELYYLTNQRNILDSKILDFYDMVAFDVRSSLFFRYGYRSIGDLNKLYEDRTVYRVGVFTQNENKVFGANDLILRYAERIIERNLSIEVVNYSFDYNKNKDYLISSFSEGFSYARNNDLDLFLIFDLDVDVFKNSASLKIDVYSGKTGVKVSTFNYNSGGVLYLSEVLNSFSRDFNNYLPKKGKILQIKKDDVLINVGSMNDVKKDDVFLVLKEGALKYNNDSSSFISYNKSDILGEILVEEVGDYISRGVLKSSTLLRDYIQEGYTIFIKNSLTLAIN
- a CDS encoding hemolysin family protein, which translates into the protein MLNFFNLIKNKKRRGADEDNESKSKFETSLINNFNSLKGTIVKEIMIPRISVIFVDYFGSKDELLKVVTSSNHSRFPVYKQTIDDIIGIIHTKDILFHMYKKDFYEIDLKDIMRNVMFVPESKKIDSLLKEFQESHIHIAIVVDEYGGVSGLVTLEDILEEIVGDIQDEFDNELDEIVPLDDGSYLCTARVLIEDLNEKLGLSLPDGDFDTLGGFVYDLFGRIPLKNEKIEYNNLTFTIKNMQQRNIKVIKISRKEVL
- a CDS encoding DNA methyltransferase is translated as MQNTLYYGDNLDILREFHKKYPKGFIDLIYIDPPFNSNRNYNMLFEDMIKDKENGEKNRVLKEAFIDTWSNVKLSSEIEQLKGLDNLNLYEFLTTNRKIFTNSQSSYLTMMAHRIYYMHKVLKDTGSFYLHCDPTMSHYLKIICDIIFGLKNFRNEIIWHYRRWTGKANKFQSLHDIIFFYTKSRSYTFNLLYTDYTEASKKRKMQGILHRVKKGEKYFVSNKTLNKEGVREGDVWKISYISSQAKERLGYPTQKPEALLERIIKASSNEGDLVADFFCGCGTTVTVAEKLKRRWIGIDINHLAIGLIEEKRLAPLSASYSVIGFPIDIAGAEKLALKDKHAFERWLIEYIFKAHQTKQTGDGGIDGHIAYNFNDKKLLAVIEVKGGGVTITQVRAFKDSIVRHNADFGIFIAFKDKITRGMFIEADSLGMIENVNQDNIGQVGIFSIKRMYIISVEDILDKKLPVELQYLSKNVTY
- the def gene encoding peptide deformylase — its product is MKMVLYPDDLLRVQTKSVLNIDDDIRNTAFKMIELMDASSGVGLAAPQVGLDLSIFVVREDKLTKPLIFINPLITETSFELSVYKEGCLSIPGIFYDLVRPKAVAIEAYDEDGNFFKIENSEFLARIVQHEMDHLKGVLFIDYYEDKLRNRLLRSYMKKRRLVER
- the gap gene encoding type I glyceraldehyde-3-phosphate dehydrogenase, which translates into the protein MKLAINGFGRIGRNVFKIAFERGIEVVAINDLTDPKTLAHLLKYDSTFGVYNRKVEAREKAIVVDGKEIKIIAEKDPKNLPWGKLGVDVVIESTGVFSSATSDRGGYLDHVEHAGAKKVILTVPAKDEIKTIVLGVNDREITSDLKAVSNASCTTNCLAPLAKVLHEAFGIEQGLMTTVHAYTNDQKILDLPHSDLRRARAGALSIIPTSTGAAKAVGLVLPELKGKLNGTSMRVPVPTGSIVDLTVQLKKKDVTKEEINSTLKKASETKELSGILGYTEDPIVSSDIKGNSHSSIVDGLETMVLLNGFVKVLSWYDNEFGYSTRVVDLAQKLVK
- the ybeY gene encoding rRNA maturation RNase YbeY; translated protein: MIEEDLSLWAEDVEFEHLDAYYNFVLSVLGYLCVKKYELSIVLCSNSYIQKLNSEFRQRAEPTDILSFNYLEESGQLNRGIRGDLVISLEYLKFSALEFNVAIYEELQRVTIHGILHLIGYTHKTNDFQKEAMLIIQEQVLRETRRVF
- the fmt gene encoding methionyl-tRNA formyltransferase: MRVFFASSSSIALEVFKEIAGQHSIVGVLTAPNKPSGRGLNLKANKIKIEAVNRGIPVLDPLVLNLSTIEAIKELKPDLMLVFSYGKIFKQEFLDIFPMGSINVHPSLLPKYRGPSPIQTAILNGESISGITVQKMALEMDSGNILAQRQFEIKSFNTSADIFEYVSLNSVELVLEALSKIEKGSVGVPQDSNQATYCSFLSKQYGIIDFSLSAFEIKNRINACNPWPLVRAKLGEDEVIFHRANFIENNDYCDKAIGEIVSFCPNKGLFVKTGDGILLLLELQRAGRKVLDYKSFYNGNRDLIGKIFLKV
- a CDS encoding 16S rRNA (uracil(1498)-N(3))-methyltransferase yields the protein MNLILISLQEFKNGIIMSDFRAKHITEILKLENNEKFKFGIIEEEWIYSCTYKKDIKLFFKENHKIAKSNKLKKIKVILGLVRPITAKRIIKDLASIGVSEIIFFNASLSEKTYSCSKLFQEKEYEKYLIEGAMQGGITYIPKVKILNNLTDTLRNAEYENFKRTKILLEKESDNNLIDVNIKTDNAIIMIGPERGFTEKEIKSIKDNDFLPYSISSNILRTETATIVSSSIIASKMTNK
- the trxA gene encoding thioredoxin, with the translated sequence MAISLTKQEFIDKVFDYENNKEWAFKGKKPAIIDFYADWCGPCKMLSPIYDELSREYGDRIDFYKVDTDKEQEISMSLGVQSLPTIIFVPVGDKPKVSVGYLQKDDFEDTIKDFFKV